One Carassius carassius chromosome 28, fCarCar2.1, whole genome shotgun sequence genomic window carries:
- the LOC132107708 gene encoding glia-derived nexin-like, protein MFVALQLCVLVAVCSLSASVSPSSSYGERGSDLGLQVFFRVVQDKLQENVVLSPHGVASVLGMLLPGAQGDTRHQLLTGLKYKKTGPYKMLRKLHKSLTTKSNADIVTIANALFPNEGFSMKEDFLTANRENFMCESQTIDYSDPEKAAETINEWVKNSTKGQIPSLVKADMFDPALTRLVAVNSIYFKGLWKSRFQAQNTKPRSFTAGDGKTYKVPMMSQLSVFSIGQASTPEGLRYTVIELPYHSNSMSMFIVLPSEEATPLSAILPHISTATVQSWTKLLVPRRMRLQMPKFTAEEEVDLEGPLTAMGIKDIFSKTNADFRNLSSESVYVSKALQKSKIEVNEDGTKASAATTAVLHARSSPPWVTVDRPFLFLIRHKPTGTILFAGQINKP, encoded by the exons ATGTTTGTGGCGTTGCAGCTGTGTGTGCTGGTGGCAGTTTGTTCTCTGAGCGCTTCGGTGTCTCCGTCCTCGTCTTACGGAGAGCGAGGCTCAGATCTCGGCCTGCAGGTGTTTTTCCGTGTGGTTCAGGACAAATTGCAGGAGAATGTGGTTCTGTCTCCTCACGGCGTGGCCTCTGTCCTGGGCATGCTGCTCCCCGGGGCCCAAGGGGACACTCGCCACCAGCTACTCACAGGGCTCAAATACAAGAAGACAG GTCCATATAAGATGTTGCGGAAGTTGCATAAGTCCTTGACGACTAAATCCAATGCTGATATTGTGACGATTGCCAATGCGCTGTTCCCCAACGAGGGCTTCAGCATGAAGGAAGACTTCCTGACAGCCAACAGGGAGAACTTCATGTGTGAGAGTCAAACCATTGACTACAGTGACCCGGAGAAGGCTGCAGAAACCATCAACGAATGGGTGAAGAACAGCACCAAAG GCCAAATTCCCAGTCTTGTCAAGGCAGATATGTTTGATCCGGCTTTGACTCGGTTGGTGGCTGTAAATTCCATTTACTTCAAAGGCCTCTGGAAGTCCCGCTTCCAAGCCCAGAACACCAAACCCAGAAGCTTCACTGCAGGAGACGGAAAGACATACAAAGTTCCCATGATGTCCCAACTCTCTGTCTTTAGCATAG GTCAAGCAAGCACTCCAGAAGGTTTGAGGTATACAGTGATTGAGTTGCCATATCACAGCAATAGCATGAGCATGTTTATTGTGTTGCCGTCAGAGGAGGCCACGCCCCTGTCAGCCATCCTGCCACACATCTCCACAGCAACCGTCCAAAGCTGGACCAAACTGCTGGTCCCGAGGAGGATGCGCCTCCAGATGCCAAA ATTCACAGCAGAGGAAGAGGTGGATCTGGAGGGTCCTCTCACAGCGATGGGAATCAAAGACATCTTCAGTAAGACCAATGCTGATTTCAGAAACCTGA gTTCAGAGTCTGTCTATGTGTCCAAAGCACTTCAGAAATCCAAGATCGAGGTCAATGAGGATGGAACCAAAGCCTCTGCTGCCACCA CTGCAGTCTTGCACGCCCGATCTTCTCCTCCGTGGGTGACTGTGGACAGACCGTTCCTGTTTCTCATCAGACACAAACCCACAG GAACTATTTTGTTTGCTGGCCAGATCAACAAACCTTGA